Proteins from a single region of Sesamum indicum cultivar Zhongzhi No. 13 linkage group LG5, S_indicum_v1.0, whole genome shotgun sequence:
- the LOC105162405 gene encoding uncharacterized protein LOC105162405 has protein sequence MIPDEDGGESPCKVDVEYEWIPPKCKSCTTLGYSAKECVLNKPKPANPPIAVYVPKVGTLQEPTMPERSRNQPWKDGDTTYVPSRPTHMPDRNMNRPPSAPVVEKQREGRESPRDAAGPSREERGKALVIYNTFDALHLLDDTDEQFLGLLETRVRINNVSHIQAFLLPQWQWFVDYGSSGNRIWIAWDENFIDVDVVECGTQFIHCHVNIRAIHESIAITIIYGANELVERRALWGSMETIAMQCTNIPWLVGGDFNTVRDLSEICGVSGDIRMAMEDFNTCIQNTGLLPLPMQGEWYTWHNCSAGPRNLWKRLDRMLINDRWMDRFPTSYYSCLTPRTSDHSPMVLCGNRQQQLGGMFRFDNYLALSPEFMPSVQ, from the coding sequence atgataccGGATGAGGACGGAGGAGAATCACCTTGTAAAGTAgatgttgagtacgaatggaTACCCCCGAAGTGCAAAAGTTGTACGACATTGGGATACTCGGCCAAAGAGTGTGTTctcaacaaaccaaaaccagCTAATCCACCGATCGCTGTATATGTACCCAAAGTGGGGACGCTGCAAGAACCAACAATGCCTGAACGGAGTAGGAACCAGCCCTGGAAGGATGGTGATACTACTTATGTACCATCCCGACCAACACATATGCCTGATCGAAACATGAACAGACCACCATCAGCTCCAGTGGTAGAAAAGCAGAGAGAGGGACGTGAGTCCCCTAGAGATGCAGCCGGCCCAAGTCGTGAGGAAAGGGGTAAGgcgcttgttatatataatacttttgatgcacttCACCTATTAGATGATACAGATGAGCAATTCCTcggtctccttgaaactcgtgttcgtatcAATAACGTATCTCATATTCAGGCTTTCTTACTACCTCAATGgcaatggtttgtggattatggatcGTCTGGTAATCGAATTTGGATAGcatgggatgaaaattttattgatgttgatgtggttgaatgtggcACACAGTTTATTCACTGTCATGTTAATATCCGTGCAATTCATGAATCCATTgctattactattatttatggGGCAAATGAGTTGGTAGAGAGGAGGGCCTTATGGGGTTCCATGGAGACTATTGCTATGCAGTGTACTAATATCCCGTGGCTtgttggaggggatttcaatacAGTGCGCGACCTTAGTGAAATCTGTGGTGTATCAGGAGATATTCGAATGGCCATGGAAGATTTTAATACTTGCATCCAGAATACAGGATTAttaccattacccatgcagggcgaatggtacacatggcacaattgCAGTGCCGGGCCACGAAACCTTTGGAAAAGACTGGATCGCATGCTGatcaatgatagatggatggatCGGTTCCCGACATCATATTATTCTTGTCTCACACCAcgcacttcagaccactcGCCAATGGTGTTATGCGGGAATAGACAACAACAActaggaggtatgtttcgatttgataattaCCTCGCCTTATCACCAGAGTTTATGCCCAGTGTGCAGTAG